CCTATTTTCTTTTCATAGGAAACGACTGATGTTTCAATGTTAATTTTCTCTCTTAGACGAAGTTCTTTTAGAAAACGCATGGTGACTTCAAGGATAACCGGATCCTGGCCTGTTTCTTTAATTTTTTCCACGCCATAGCCATTTTGATTGCTTAAATCCCAACGAGCTTCTTCAAAAAGCGTCAAATAGGTGGCGTTATTCACATGACCATAAAGGTCAAGGTAAACTTCTTTAATCGTAATGGGGTATGTGTAAACTTGTTTTTTCATAAAATGTTTCCGATTGACAAGTAGTTTATCTCTGCATCACAATGTTTCCTCCTTATAATTCATTTAGGAAGATAAAATGAAACAAATTATTATAGTATTTGCAACTTGCCTGTTTTTTAGTTTTACAAATGTGTCTGCGGACGAATCGGATACCTGCGCATGCTCAGTTCCTCTTTCTGTTTCGTTGTTTTCGCCCATTCAAACATCTCCGAAAGAAGCTTGTGTAAAGGGTGTGAGATTAAATCTAATTTTTGGAGAAAATGCGGGGGTAACGGGATTAGATCTCGGACTGTTGAATTTTTGCCATGGAGATGTCAAAGGGCTTGAAATTGGTGCAATGAACTTTGTTCAAAAGGATTTTGCTGGAGCACAATTAGGTTTTGTCAATTTAGTCAAAGGCGATTTCTACGGTTTCCAGCGTGCGTTGTTCAATCAAGTAAAAGGAGATTTTTACGGTATTCAAGAAGGTCTTATCAATGTCGTTGGACAAAACCTACGAGGGATTGAACTTGGATGGATTAATGTCGCCCGTGAAATTCATGGCGTTCAATTTGGTTTTTTCAATTTTTCTCGCAATGTTGAAGGCTTACAATTGGGAATCGTCAATTATACAAACTCTCTTAAAGGGGTTCAGATTGGGATTTTGAATATTCAAACAAACCGACGCTATGTCAAAGTTCTCCCCATCTTAAATGTGAATTTTTAATTGATAAAATCATTTTCAAAAAAAACTATTTTTGGATAAATATACAGGGGGCGTGCAATGATAGCCCCCTTTTTTCTAAGGACCTCATCATGGACTATGTTGGAATCGATCATGTTGTATTGACAGTCAAGTCGATTGAAGCAAGTCTTCATTTTTATTGTGCCATTCTAGGTATGCAAGAAGTCACGTTTGGAAACAATCGAAAAGCAATTTTATGTGGAGCGCAAAAGTTCAATCTTCACGAGATGGGTAAGGAATTTGAACCAAAAGCTGCCCATCCTCTTCCCGGTTCATTGGATATTTGTCTGATAGTCAAAACTCCCTTAGTCGATATCATTGAGCACTTACAAAAGCATCATATTAAAATCATTGAAGGGCCTGTTGAGCGTACTGGGGCTAGAGGTAAAATCTTGTCCGTTTATATCCGTGATCCCGATTTGAATTTAGTCGAAATGTCTAATTACCTGAATTGAAATGCTTTTCAGAAAATTTTTCTATTTTCTAATATTCCTACGAATGTGTTAAAAGCTGTGTTGATTAATTTGCGACGGGAATTTTGGACATCATGCAGCGTTTTATCCATGTTTTTATTTTTATTTTTTTCCATTTGATTCAGGGCTCCTTGCCTGCTCAACAATACTCTTTTACAGACGAAGCTATTGATGTGGTCATTCCCTGTACTGCGAAAGATTTAGAAATTCTGAATTTTTGCATTGCGGGTCTCAAAGCAAACTGTGCTCAAATTCGACGTATCATTGTTGTTTCTTCGCATCCTTTAACCGATCAGGCTGAGTGGTTTGATGAAGCAAACTTTCCCTTCAATAAAGCTGAGATTGCATTTCATCTTTTAAAAGGAGATACCAATGCTTCTCAGTATTATCTACAAGATCCTGCGAGGTTGGGTTGGTATTATCAACAGATGTTGAAATACTACGCAGCGTTTGTGATTCCCGATATTTCCTCAAACATATTAATTTTGGATTCAGACACCATTTTTTTAAATCCAGTTGAGTTTTTGAGAGCCGATTTTGGAGGATTGTATAATCCTGGAACGGAATATCACAAAACTTATTTTGAGCATGCCGATCGTTTTCTTCCTGGGCTAAGACGTTTATATCCTGAACATTCAGGAATTTCCCATCACATGCTTTTTCAAGCACCTGTCTTGCAGGAATTATTCACAGCCGTTGAAAACTATCACAAAATGCCTTTATGGCAGGCTTTTTGTCGATGCGTGAGTGAGGATTATACACTTGCGTCTGGAGCATCCGAATTTGAGATCTATTTTAATTTTGTTTTCTCTAGAACGAATCAAGTCAAGTTGCGGCATTTGAAATGGAAAAATGTTTCGAATTTGAAGCATTTATCTCAGTATAAAGCACAAGGTTATCACTACGTATCTTGTCATGCATGGTCAAGAATTTAGTAAGAGTTTATTTTCATCCAATTGCAAAAATAAAATAATTTAGCTATTATTTCCTGAAAAATCACGAAGGATTGTTTATGAAATGGGTGACATTTGTTTTAATTTTTCTTTCTGCGTGTCAGTTCGCAACGGGATTTTCCGAGGATAGTCCTTTTAAGCACTATAGTATTGAGCAATTCTTAAATACAAAAAACTATGTAGGAGGAGTGATCTCCTTTGATGATTCAAAAGTGATCTTCTCAAGTGATGAAACCGGCATTTTTAATATTTACTCTAAGGACATTCAAAATCCCAAAGGGGAGTTAAAGTCCTTAACAGCATCTGATGACAGTGCTATTTTTGTCGTTTCGACCTTTCCTAAAGATGATCGATTTCTTTATACCTCTGATGGAGCCGGCAATGAGCTTAACCACATTTTTTTGTGGGAGAATGCGCAGTCTTCGCGAGATTTAACTCCTTATTCAGGAGCTAAAGCTGAGTTTATGGGATGGAGCCAGGACTTAAACAGCTTTTTCTTTTTGTCCAACCATCGAGATCCTAAATATATGGATCTGTATGAAATGGAGATAGAAGATTTTACATCAAAACTGCTCTTTAAAAATGAACAAGGGTTTGAGGTCGATTGTATTTCTCCGGATAAACGCTCTATTATTGTTCGAAAGATCATTAAAAATAACAACTATCAACTTTTTTTACATGATGTAGCGACTAAAGGGCTCAAGGCGATAATGCCTCATGCAGAGGATTTCTGTTTAATAGGTGCTGGATTTAGTCTAGATTCTAAAACCCTTTACTTTATGACAAATGAAAATGATGAGTTCTACTTTCTTTGCGCGTATGCTCTCGAATCAGGACATATTGAAATCCTGGAAAAGTATGATTGGGATATCAAATCTTGTTACTTTTCTCATTATGGGAAATATCGTGTAACGATTGTAAATGAGGATGGATGCGCTGTCTTAAAAGTCTATGATCAGGAAGCACAAAAACCCGTTCAATTTTCAGGAATGCCAGAAGGCAATATCACGCTAGCCAAGATTTCAAGCAGTGAAAAATGGATGTTATTCGGAGTGAATAATTGCGATTCACCAAATAATTTATATGTTTGTCATTTGCCTGATGGATCCATTCACCCATTTACAGATTCTTTAAGTCTCGATATCGATCAAAGAAATCTCGTAAAGGGTGAAGTTATTCGATATCCTTCTTACGATGGATTAATGATCCCGGCGCTCTATTACAAACCCAAAATCATTGAGAGAGGCCAAAAGATTCCTGCGTTAATATGGGTTCATGGTGGGCCAGGTGGGCAATCTTGTGTCGGATACAGTTCTCTCATTCAATATCTTGTTAACCATGGTTATGCTGTAATAGCTGTTAATAATCGAGGGAGCAGCGGATATGGTAAAACATTTTATGAGGCTGCAGATCGTAAACATGGTGAAGCCGATTTAGATGATTGTATCTGGGCTAAGAAATTTCTTATTTCAACAGGTTATGTCGATGCCGATAAGATTGGAATGATTGGAGGAAGCTACGGAGGCTATATGACTCTTGCCGCCCTTGCGTTTCGTCCCTCAGAGATGGCTGTTGGCGTGGATCTGTTTGGATTGTCAAATTGGATCAGCACTCTGAAAAAAATTCCCGCTTGGTGGGAATATCAAAGGGAGAGCCTCTATCAAAAAATTGGTGATCCGGAAAAAGATACGGCTTATCTTGAAAGTATTTCACCTCTCTTTCATGCAAAAAATATCACTAAACCTCTTTTGGTAATACAGGGGGCTAATGATCCCAGAGTTCTGCAAGCAGAATCTGATCAAATTGTCGAAGCTGTTAGTAAAAATGGGACGCCCTATCGCTACGAAATTTATCAAGATGAAGGGCATGGTTTTACAAAGAAACAAAATAAGATTTCCTCTTCCAAAATTATTTTAGAGTTTTTAGATGAATACTTAAAGAAATCTATTTTTGAGGAAGAAAACTCCTAAGAGTTTTCTTTGTTGTCTTTTTTGCCTGAAATTTTTGTCCACAATGGTCTGTGATCTGAAAAAAGGAGCATTGGATCAAAGTGGACTGTATCTTCCGCAAGGTTTGCTAGACTAAGTTCTTGATCATCGGGTTCAAACATATGAACTCGACCCTTTAAACTTTTGCTTACCAGTACATAATCGAGTTCCCGTTCTTGTAGCTCTTGAGCTTGTCGATTGAGCTCGGTTGGCTTATCTGTTCGATATACCTCGAGATCTTGTTTTTGCTCTAAGTGAGAAAATATATTTAGACGTTCTATTTTTTCTGAAATTTCAGGATTGAGATCCGAATTAAAGTATTCAGGATACGTATTGAAATCTCCTTGAATAATCACATTGGCATCTGGATACTTTTCTTTAAGTATTTGAAATACACATTTGGAGGGCGTTAACCACATCGAAAACCGATTCCAACTTATTTTCAGAGCTTGTGATATGATCTTTCAAATTTTCCCGTGGAAATTCAAGTTCGTAGCCAGGGATGTGGACAGAAAGAAAAATAAATGCTTCTTTCGTTTCTTTATTTTTAGCATACACTGCGACATTATCGTCTAGCTGTTGTGCATATGCAGAAAGATTAAGCGGTTTGCATTCTTCAAAGTGTTGGGTCTCAATGGCAATGGCTGTGTCAGAATTTTCAGAGGCGCGCATGATTGTATATTTGCCTTGTTGCAAAATATCCAGGACGTGCGGATTCGAAGATTGAACTTCTTGAAGGGAGATGACTGCAGGTCGATTAGGTTGAGTGATCACTTTTTGGAAAAAACTTTCGGATAATCGATTTTTAATTTTCTGAAACTGTTTTTCCAGAGGGGTAAGAAAGTCATTCACTGGTTTTTTTTCCGTTCTCTTGGGAAAAATGCTTAAAAAGAGGTTAGCTAACTTAACATAGATGGGAATTTTAAATGGTTTTGGAAGTTGGTCTTTGTGATGAGTTGATAAATGGCGATATAGTTTAGGGAATATTTCTTTAAATTGTTTGGCTCCCTCTGTTCTTGACTCTTTTCTTTAAGGCTTCATGGAGTTTTGGTTCGTGATTTTTGATTAATTCTTCGAATTTAGGATTGTTAATGCGAGCTTCAAGGATGTCTAAGCCCTTATTAAAAACCAGCTCTGCAATAAGGGGATTTTGTGGGTCAAACTGTGGACTTCTTTCTTGCTCAAGAAGATAAAAAAGTTTTTATTCAATGGCTTGTTTTTTTTGGGCTAGCCTATCCAACTCATTAGACTCAGGAGGTAAGCCTTCCATTTGCTCAATATTTTTTTGATATTCATCAGCTAGAGAGCCAACTGTATCATTTCTCGAGGTCGGGATAGTATGATGAAGAAAAGTGTAATCCCTTTGATCAGCTCCAATATTCATGCCTAAGATGTAAAAATCGGAAGAAGAGCTCATCGAACCTCCTATAGTAAGCCTTTATTATAATATTATTTAATTTTTGGATGATTTTTTTATGATTATATCAGTTAAATACAAAAAACTAACGATATCAAAAAAACATTGTGATAATTCATATTTTTATTGAGCATAAATATTTTTTGAGATTAGTATCCTGAATTTAGCCAATATGGTGGGGAAGATACATGTTTAATCAGCAATTAATGCTTTCTGATGTGGAGATTCTTTTAAGGTTATTTCTTGCCGCAATTTTGGGCGGCATGATCGGCTTAGAAAGAGAGAGGGGAAGCTGGTTTGCAGGTTTAAGAACCCATATGTTGGTGTGTATGGGCTCCACATTATTTATGATCGTTTCACAATATGGTTTTAATGGAATTTTACAAAAAGAACTTGTTGTCCTTGATCCGTCGCGTATCTCAGCTCAGGTTGCAAGTGGAATTGGATTTCTTGGAGCAGGAACAATTCTGTTTTGGAAAAATGCCATAAGAGGACTTACAACAGCTGCTAGTTTATGGGCTGTTGCAGCCGTAGGTCTTTCTATCGGGGGTGGGCTCTACCTCGCAGGGGTTGGAATGACGATCATGATCTTTATTGTCTTGGCTGGAATCAAACCCCTTGAGAAAATTTTCTTTAAGAAAAAATTTATTAGCGAAATCAGATTTGCTATTGCACCGAAAATTTCACTTATTGCTTTAGATGAGATTTTACAAAAATCGGCTTTGCGTTTAGCCAATTTGCAGGTGGAAATTTTAAAAGATAAAGAAGTGATTCATTTATTTTTTTATTCTAATTTGGGTTCTGAATCTATTGTAATTTTAGAAGCTCTAAAAAATTTACCTGGCATAGAAAAAATCGAAACCTATGAAAGCGATAAAGTCGATATACAAAGTGGTAGCAGCTCGTAAAAAATGAACTAAAATAATCAAAGGAATAAGAGATGAAAGCTATTGTTGTCAGTCAGTATGGGGATCCTGAAGTTTTAAGCTATCAAGATGCAGACATAGGTAAACCTGGAAAAGGACAGGTGCTCGTTCGATTAGCCTATGCTGGAGTTAATTTTGTGGAAATCTACCAACGAAGAGGAACGTATCCAAGAACGCTTCCATATATTCCTGGTTCTGAAGCTTCAGGAATTATTGAGGCAGTAGGAGAAGGGGTTGAAGACTTCAAAGTTGGTGATCATGTTGCTTATGTGCATCAACCTGGGGCTTACGCTGAAGCAAGTATTATTAATGCAAAAAGTTTGATTCCTTTACCCAGCAGTTTTTCTTTAGAGCAAGGTGCTGCATTCCCTTTGCAAGGCATGACAGCCCATTATCTGTTGCATGAATTTCGCAAGCCAAAGCAGGGAGACGTGGTGCTTATCCATGCAGCAGCAGGTGGAATGGGACTGCTTCTGGTTCAGTGGGCACGTCATTTAGGAGCGCGAGTCATTGGGACTGTTTCGACTGAAGAAAAGGCAAAAGCTGCCCGCCAAGCTGGAGCTACAGACGTTATTCTGTATAATGAAAAAGATTTTGCGGTAGAAACTAAACGTTTAACAGATGGTCATGGGGCCGATCTCATCATTGATGGGGTAGGAAAAACAACGTTTAAGGGAAATTTAGAGGCCGCGGCTTTGCGTGGTCATATCGTTATTTATGGGGCAGCAAGTGGTCCTGCAGAACCTATTCCCCCAAATGCACTAATGGTTCGTTCGTTGACAGTCTCAGGAGGTAGTCTTCCGAATTATTTACTTACGCGAGATGAAATGCTTCAACGAGCTCACTCAGTCATCAAAGGGATTCAAGAAGGATGGTTAAAGCTGACAATTGACAAAGTGATTCCTTTAGATCAGGTTGCGGAAGCTCATCGATTGCTGGAAAATCGTCAAACAATAGGAAAAATTGTTTTGAAGATCAAAGCATAAGTGCATCCGCGCGATGGCAAAACACATATGCAGTGAAAAAAATGAGGGATTTTCTAGCGAATATCCCCATTTGTGTGCTTTAGCTTGATAATATTTAAAAGTCTAAATTAGGTTTTTAATTAGCGGTGCTTTTTTCAGAGTAGTTGTAAAGCCATCTTAAAGAAAATGGGGCTAATAATGTCGTAATCGTAATCACGAGAATGATAGCTGCGTACACGTCGCTCTTTAAGACACCCGCATTAAGCCCGACATTCGCAAAAATCAAGCCAACTTCACCGCGGGGAATCATGGCAGTTCCAATGATAAACTGCATGATCCGTTTTTCTCCTTTGAGAAAAAACGCAGAAAATAACTTCCCGATGACTGCAACCAATACCAAAGAACCGGTTAATGCCCAAATGTACATGGACTGCCAGTTTACAGCTTTAAGGTCTAAAGATAGACCGATTGCCACAAAGAAAATGGGGGTGAATAAATGCACAATAGGTCTCATCTGCTTTTCAACGCGATGACTAAATTCTTTAGACTCGTGTAAAAACGCAGCAAATGGGAAAAAAAATTGTCTAGACAAGGCTAGTCCAGCTGCAAATCCGCCAAGAAGCTCTGGAGCTCCTAAATAATGAGCTGTCCAAGCAAATAAGAGGATGAGAGAAACGATTGTTGTAGGTAAAAGACCCGGAATGTCACTTTTTTCATCCCACTTTCTGATAATTTGTGAAACGGCTTTAGCCAATATGGGGGAGATAAAGAAAAAGAGGATAATGAAGAGTAAGACCTTCCCTGTGCTCAGTAAGTTGATTTCTCCACTGACTGAAAATTCATAAAGCATCGCGAGCAAAACGATTCCGATGATATCATCAAGAACAGCAGCTCCGATGATGATCTGGGCTTCCTGGCTATTTTGCTTTTTTAAGTCTCGCAGAACTCTCAAAGTAATCCCGATACTCGTAGCTGTAAGAGTGCTAGCAATGAAGAGACTCGCCAAAAGGGAGAAAGCGAATGAGTAGTAGCTAATTAAAAAGCCCAGTATAAAAGGTAAAACGACACCTCCCACAGCAACAATGAGGGCTTTTACGCCTGCTGAAGATAAATGACCGATATCAGTTTCAATGCCAACTTCAAAAAGAAGCAGGATTATACCGATCTGAGCCAAGAGGTGAATAGGATTGCTGATCTCAATTAATCCCAAAACACTTGGACCGATGATAATACCGGCGACTAATTCGCCAATGACTGAAGGAATCTGAAAGTAGGCTGCAACCTCACCAAACAACCGAGCTGAAAACAAGATTAAAACAAGCTGAATTAAGAATGTGTGTGCTTCCATATGCCACTTTATGTTCATTTATTTTAGTGGAAAAATCTAGCACAAATCCTACGTTCTCACTAGGTTGCCACTTAGACACAAGTAAACAGATTTTTTCTCAAAAAGCAATGAAAAAGGTTCTAAAGGCTAAAAGTGACTAATTCCTAAAGGTATCACGATAATGAAAAGCTAATCTTTGTTCGAAAAAAATAAAAAAAATTGGCTAAAACCTTTTTTACAACAATTTGGCATCTTAACTTAGAGATGCAAAATGTTC
This Parachlamydia acanthamoebae DNA region includes the following protein-coding sequences:
- a CDS encoding acyl-CoA thioesterase, translated to MKKQVYTYPITIKEVYLDLYGHVNNATYLTLFEEARWDLSNQNGYGVEKIKETGQDPVILEVTMRFLKELRLREKINIETSVVSYEKKIGKLLQKMVRESEICCTAEFTIGLFDLKERKLIPPTPEWLKVIGYSVET
- a CDS encoding LA_2272 family surface repeat-containing protein, whose protein sequence is MKQIIIVFATCLFFSFTNVSADESDTCACSVPLSVSLFSPIQTSPKEACVKGVRLNLIFGENAGVTGLDLGLLNFCHGDVKGLEIGAMNFVQKDFAGAQLGFVNLVKGDFYGFQRALFNQVKGDFYGIQEGLINVVGQNLRGIELGWINVAREIHGVQFGFFNFSRNVEGLQLGIVNYTNSLKGVQIGILNIQTNRRYVKVLPILNVNF
- a CDS encoding VOC family protein, whose protein sequence is MDYVGIDHVVLTVKSIEASLHFYCAILGMQEVTFGNNRKAILCGAQKFNLHEMGKEFEPKAAHPLPGSLDICLIVKTPLVDIIEHLQKHHIKIIEGPVERTGARGKILSVYIRDPDLNLVEMSNYLN
- a CDS encoding DUF6492 family protein, whose product is MQRFIHVFIFIFFHLIQGSLPAQQYSFTDEAIDVVIPCTAKDLEILNFCIAGLKANCAQIRRIIVVSSHPLTDQAEWFDEANFPFNKAEIAFHLLKGDTNASQYYLQDPARLGWYYQQMLKYYAAFVIPDISSNILILDSDTIFLNPVEFLRADFGGLYNPGTEYHKTYFEHADRFLPGLRRLYPEHSGISHHMLFQAPVLQELFTAVENYHKMPLWQAFCRCVSEDYTLASGASEFEIYFNFVFSRTNQVKLRHLKWKNVSNLKHLSQYKAQGYHYVSCHAWSRI
- a CDS encoding alpha/beta hydrolase family protein, with product MKWVTFVLIFLSACQFATGFSEDSPFKHYSIEQFLNTKNYVGGVISFDDSKVIFSSDETGIFNIYSKDIQNPKGELKSLTASDDSAIFVVSTFPKDDRFLYTSDGAGNELNHIFLWENAQSSRDLTPYSGAKAEFMGWSQDLNSFFFLSNHRDPKYMDLYEMEIEDFTSKLLFKNEQGFEVDCISPDKRSIIVRKIIKNNNYQLFLHDVATKGLKAIMPHAEDFCLIGAGFSLDSKTLYFMTNENDEFYFLCAYALESGHIEILEKYDWDIKSCYFSHYGKYRVTIVNEDGCAVLKVYDQEAQKPVQFSGMPEGNITLAKISSSEKWMLFGVNNCDSPNNLYVCHLPDGSIHPFTDSLSLDIDQRNLVKGEVIRYPSYDGLMIPALYYKPKIIERGQKIPALIWVHGGPGGQSCVGYSSLIQYLVNHGYAVIAVNNRGSSGYGKTFYEAADRKHGEADLDDCIWAKKFLISTGYVDADKIGMIGGSYGGYMTLAALAFRPSEMAVGVDLFGLSNWISTLKKIPAWWEYQRESLYQKIGDPEKDTAYLESISPLFHAKNITKPLLVIQGANDPRVLQAESDQIVEAVSKNGTPYRYEIYQDEGHGFTKKQNKISSSKIILEFLDEYLKKSIFEEENS
- a CDS encoding MgtC/SapB family protein, which encodes MFNQQLMLSDVEILLRLFLAAILGGMIGLERERGSWFAGLRTHMLVCMGSTLFMIVSQYGFNGILQKELVVLDPSRISAQVASGIGFLGAGTILFWKNAIRGLTTAASLWAVAAVGLSIGGGLYLAGVGMTIMIFIVLAGIKPLEKIFFKKKFISEIRFAIAPKISLIALDEILQKSALRLANLQVEILKDKEVIHLFFYSNLGSESIVILEALKNLPGIEKIETYESDKVDIQSGSSS
- a CDS encoding quinone oxidoreductase family protein — encoded protein: MKAIVVSQYGDPEVLSYQDADIGKPGKGQVLVRLAYAGVNFVEIYQRRGTYPRTLPYIPGSEASGIIEAVGEGVEDFKVGDHVAYVHQPGAYAEASIINAKSLIPLPSSFSLEQGAAFPLQGMTAHYLLHEFRKPKQGDVVLIHAAAGGMGLLLVQWARHLGARVIGTVSTEEKAKAARQAGATDVILYNEKDFAVETKRLTDGHGADLIIDGVGKTTFKGNLEAAALRGHIVIYGAASGPAEPIPPNALMVRSLTVSGGSLPNYLLTRDEMLQRAHSVIKGIQEGWLKLTIDKVIPLDQVAEAHRLLENRQTIGKIVLKIKA
- a CDS encoding cation:proton antiporter; its protein translation is MEAHTFLIQLVLILFSARLFGEVAAYFQIPSVIGELVAGIIIGPSVLGLIEISNPIHLLAQIGIILLLFEVGIETDIGHLSSAGVKALIVAVGGVVLPFILGFLISYYSFAFSLLASLFIASTLTATSIGITLRVLRDLKKQNSQEAQIIIGAAVLDDIIGIVLLAMLYEFSVSGEINLLSTGKVLLFIILFFFISPILAKAVSQIIRKWDEKSDIPGLLPTTIVSLILLFAWTAHYLGAPELLGGFAAGLALSRQFFFPFAAFLHESKEFSHRVEKQMRPIVHLFTPIFFVAIGLSLDLKAVNWQSMYIWALTGSLVLVAVIGKLFSAFFLKGEKRIMQFIIGTAMIPRGEVGLIFANVGLNAGVLKSDVYAAIILVITITTLLAPFSLRWLYNYSEKSTAN